The following are encoded in a window of Lactobacillus intestinalis genomic DNA:
- the phoU gene encoding phosphate signaling complex protein PhoU, protein MHEIFLDELKKLNTQFMEMGVSVNDAIDHATRAFVDHDKKTSQKMVDDEERIPEESLDIQKKALKLMALQQPVATDFRVVISILKATTDLERIGENAMSIAWETIRVKGNPRIPEVEEIISSMTHDVRHMLIQVLTAYVQDDEKMAKEVAAKDTKIDEAYVKARKLIVDGIENDPSKAVASSSYFVVTRLLERIGDHIVNLAMWVVYKTTGELNELVNPTEEKTI, encoded by the coding sequence ATGCACGAAATATTTTTAGATGAATTAAAGAAATTGAACACTCAGTTTATGGAAATGGGTGTCTCCGTAAATGATGCTATTGATCATGCTACCAGAGCCTTTGTAGATCATGACAAAAAAACTTCTCAAAAAATGGTCGATGATGAAGAGCGTATTCCAGAAGAGTCTTTAGATATTCAAAAAAAGGCTTTAAAATTGATGGCACTTCAACAACCAGTTGCAACTGACTTTAGGGTGGTAATTAGTATTTTAAAGGCAACTACTGATTTGGAAAGAATCGGTGAAAATGCGATGAGTATTGCATGGGAAACTATTCGAGTAAAAGGGAATCCTCGAATTCCTGAGGTGGAAGAAATTATTTCTTCCATGACTCATGATGTGCGTCACATGCTTATTCAAGTTTTGACTGCTTATGTTCAAGATGATGAAAAGATGGCTAAAGAAGTAGCTGCTAAAGACACTAAGATTGATGAAGCTTATGTTAAAGCTCGAAAATTAATCGTAGATGGAATCGAAAATGATCCATCCAAGGCCGTCGCTTCATCGAGTTACTTTGTAGTTACTAGGTTGCTTGAACGAATTGGAGACCATATTGTTAATTTGGCAATGTGGGTCGTGTATAAGACCACAGGTGAGTTGAATGAATTAGTTAATCCAACTGAAGAAAAGACCATTTAA
- the rplJ gene encoding 50S ribosomal protein L10 yields MSKAAIAEKEKLVNAFAEELKSAKAILVINYLGLTVEEVTNMRKELRDNDVKMKVIKNTYLRRAAAKAGIEGLDNTFVGPTAVIYTDNADDITEPARIVSKYEDDFDVIEIKGGMLEGKLTSKDEIKELASIPGREGLLSMLVSVLQAPIRDFAYAVKAVAESKDEESAE; encoded by the coding sequence TTGAGTAAAGCTGCTATTGCTGAAAAGGAAAAGCTCGTTAACGCTTTTGCTGAAGAACTTAAGTCAGCTAAGGCTATCTTAGTTATTAACTACTTAGGTTTGACTGTTGAAGAAGTAACAAACATGCGTAAGGAACTTCGTGATAACGACGTTAAGATGAAGGTTATCAAGAACACTTACTTAAGACGTGCTGCTGCTAAGGCTGGTATTGAAGGTCTTGACAATACTTTTGTTGGCCCAACTGCTGTTATCTACACTGATAACGCTGACGACATTACTGAACCTGCTCGTATTGTTTCTAAATACGAAGATGATTTTGATGTTATTGAAATCAAGGGTGGTATGCTTGAAGGCAAGTTGACTTCAAAGGACGAAATCAAGGAACTTGCTTCAATTCCAGGTCGCGAAGGTTTACTTTCAATGCTTGTTTCTGTATTGCAAGCTCCAATCCGCGACTTCGCTTATGCTGTTAAGGCTGTTGCTGAATCTAAGGATGAAGAATCAGCTGAATAA
- the rplL gene encoding 50S ribosomal protein L7/L12: MALDTEKIIEELKGASILELNDLVKAIEEEFDVTAAAPVAAAGAADAGAAKSEFDVELTEPGQEKVKVIKAVRDITGLGLKDSKDLVDGAPKNVKEGVSEDEANDIKAKLEEVGATVTLK; encoded by the coding sequence ATGGCTTTAGATACTGAAAAGATTATTGAAGAATTAAAGGGTGCTTCAATTCTTGAATTGAACGACCTTGTAAAGGCTATTGAAGAAGAATTTGACGTTACTGCTGCTGCTCCAGTTGCTGCTGCAGGTGCTGCAGACGCAGGTGCTGCTAAGTCAGAATTCGATGTTGAATTGACTGAACCAGGTCAAGAAAAGGTTAAGGTTATTAAGGCAGTTCGTGACATCACTGGTCTTGGCCTTAAGGACTCAAAGGACCTTGTTGATGGTGCTCCTAAGAACGTTAAGGAAGGCGTTTCAGAAGACGAAGCTAACGACATCAAGGCTAAGCTTGAAGAAGTTGGTGCTACTGTAACCCTTAAATAG
- a CDS encoding class I SAM-dependent methyltransferase, translating to MAKDKNQMYFATNPEAAHDEHVIDYHVNDIDLKFTTDAGVFSKMRVDYGSGVLIKAITGLQFPKNNILDVGTGYGPIGLFAAKFWPDQTVDMIDVNERGLALAKKNATLNRINNVNIYASDVYESVEADKKFGLILTNPPIRAGKKVVSEILAGATNHLVTGGVLVVVIQKKQGEPSARKLMKETYGNCEILGRDKGYYILKSVKK from the coding sequence ATGGCAAAAGATAAGAATCAAATGTACTTTGCGACTAATCCTGAAGCAGCTCATGATGAACACGTAATTGACTATCATGTGAATGATATTGATTTGAAGTTTACTACTGATGCAGGTGTTTTTTCAAAAATGCGTGTTGATTATGGCTCAGGAGTATTAATTAAAGCAATTACGGGGCTGCAGTTTCCTAAGAACAACATTTTAGATGTAGGAACAGGATATGGACCAATTGGATTGTTTGCTGCTAAGTTTTGGCCAGATCAAACAGTTGATATGATCGATGTCAATGAACGTGGATTAGCCTTGGCTAAGAAAAATGCAACATTAAATCGTATTAATAATGTTAATATTTACGCTTCTGATGTCTATGAAAGCGTTGAAGCTGATAAAAAATTTGGACTAATATTAACAAACCCACCAATTAGAGCTGGAAAAAAGGTGGTTTCTGAAATCTTAGCTGGTGCAACTAATCATTTAGTAACAGGTGGTGTTTTGGTAGTAGTAATCCAGAAAAAGCAGGGCGAGCCTAGTGCGCGTAAGCTGATGAAAGAAACTTATGGTAACTGCGAAATTTTAGGTCGTGATAAGGGATACTATATCTTAAAATCAGTTAAAAAATAG
- the tadA gene encoding tRNA adenosine(34) deaminase TadA, translating into MFSSEDKKKYMELALEEANKALKQDEVPIGAIVVDPDGKVIGKGYNRRELDQDATQHAEMIAIREACKNIGLWRLIDCSLFVTLEPCPMCAGAIINSRIKDVYFGAMDPKAGACGSVVDLFSVEKFNHHPHVIRGLFQEKSSQMLKDFFREIRKKQKEAKNK; encoded by the coding sequence TTGTTTTCAAGTGAAGATAAAAAGAAGTATATGGAATTAGCCTTAGAGGAAGCTAACAAGGCTCTCAAGCAAGATGAAGTACCAATTGGTGCAATTGTGGTCGATCCTGATGGAAAAGTTATTGGGAAGGGATATAACCGGCGAGAACTAGATCAAGATGCTACTCAACATGCAGAAATGATTGCAATTAGAGAAGCATGTAAAAATATTGGTCTATGGAGATTAATTGATTGTAGTTTATTTGTAACGCTAGAACCGTGTCCAATGTGTGCTGGAGCGATTATTAATTCTCGGATCAAGGATGTATATTTTGGTGCAATGGATCCTAAAGCGGGTGCATGTGGAAGTGTGGTAGATTTATTTAGTGTTGAAAAGTTTAATCATCATCCTCATGTAATTCGTGGGCTTTTTCAAGAAAAATCTAGTCAAATGTTGAAGGATTTTTTTAGAGAAATTCGTAAGAAACAAAAAGAAGCAAAAAACAAGTAG
- the dnaX gene encoding DNA polymerase III subunit gamma/tau — MAYQALYRKWRPRNFDSVIGQEAITDTLKNAIERGTVSHAFLFAGPRGTGKTSCAKIFAKALNCTNLQNGEPCNQCENCRAADNGSMADIMEIDAASNNGVDEIREIRDKVKYAPTQGKYKVYIIDEVHMLSMGAFNALLKTLEEPPEHVVFILATTELQKVPATIISRTQRYNFKRISKADLEKRMKYILDQEKIEYDEKALAVIAQVADGGMRDALSILDQLLSYEKSKVNYDDALKITGFAEKENIEKLLLAIFDHNAQESLNIAKDSLNKGASVKNILDEIIDMTATALTVSKAASVNESSFISDDFVEKIQNVSADEYFNVINLANNALKDLRYTNQQQIPLEVFLVEVSNFQPTATKQVGEVDNSRLEGEIAALKKQIDNLTQQINKLSSKPIRSTSSSFHINNVSTSNSKKTAKSTAPTKATVKKKPTQNKKQVYRVLENATKKDLQAIKEIWPDLLSVLDVSEKAVLDVLEPVAASPDEVVMKCKYVLWFEKASADGDLLNKLTSYIERFTKHSYGIVLVPDNDWLTVRQEFVNSHKQELLAKKKKQIAAAETDNNQPNEDNEIINKAKDLFGDTVNIKD; from the coding sequence ATGGCTTATCAAGCACTATATCGGAAATGGCGTCCGCGCAATTTTGACAGTGTTATCGGACAAGAAGCCATTACAGACACACTAAAGAATGCAATTGAACGAGGTACAGTTTCACATGCTTTCTTGTTTGCAGGACCACGTGGTACAGGAAAGACATCTTGTGCGAAGATTTTTGCTAAAGCTTTGAATTGTACTAACCTGCAAAATGGAGAACCTTGCAATCAATGCGAAAATTGTCGTGCTGCTGATAATGGTTCAATGGCGGATATCATGGAAATCGATGCTGCATCTAATAATGGTGTCGACGAAATTCGTGAAATTCGTGATAAAGTAAAATATGCCCCAACCCAAGGAAAATATAAGGTCTATATTATTGATGAAGTTCATATGCTTTCTATGGGGGCATTTAATGCGTTACTCAAGACCTTGGAAGAACCACCAGAACATGTGGTGTTTATTTTAGCAACTACAGAACTGCAAAAAGTTCCAGCCACAATTATTTCAAGAACGCAAAGATATAATTTTAAACGTATTTCAAAAGCAGATCTTGAAAAACGGATGAAGTATATTCTGGATCAAGAGAAGATTGAATATGATGAAAAAGCGTTAGCAGTGATTGCTCAAGTGGCTGATGGTGGGATGCGAGATGCTCTAAGTATCTTAGATCAACTACTTAGTTATGAAAAGAGTAAGGTCAACTATGATGATGCTCTTAAAATTACTGGTTTTGCTGAGAAAGAAAATATTGAAAAACTATTGCTAGCTATCTTTGATCATAATGCTCAAGAATCATTGAATATCGCTAAGGATTCTTTGAATAAAGGAGCTAGCGTTAAAAATATTTTAGATGAAATTATTGATATGACGGCAACCGCTTTGACAGTTTCAAAAGCTGCGAGTGTCAATGAGAGTAGTTTTATCAGTGATGATTTTGTTGAAAAGATTCAAAATGTTTCAGCTGATGAATATTTTAATGTAATCAATTTAGCAAATAATGCTTTGAAAGATTTGCGCTACACTAATCAACAACAAATTCCATTAGAAGTATTTTTAGTTGAAGTAAGTAATTTTCAACCTACGGCAACTAAGCAAGTGGGTGAAGTTGATAATTCAAGACTTGAGGGTGAAATTGCTGCTTTAAAAAAGCAAATTGATAATTTAACTCAGCAGATTAATAAGCTTTCATCTAAACCGATTAGATCAACATCGTCAAGTTTCCATATTAATAATGTAAGTACTTCTAATTCTAAAAAGACAGCAAAGAGTACTGCGCCTACTAAGGCTACAGTCAAAAAGAAACCTACTCAAAATAAGAAACAAGTTTATCGTGTACTCGAAAATGCTACTAAGAAAGATTTACAAGCTATAAAAGAGATTTGGCCTGATTTATTATCTGTATTAGATGTATCTGAAAAAGCTGTTCTTGATGTCTTAGAACCAGTTGCTGCTAGTCCTGATGAAGTGGTCATGAAATGTAAGTATGTACTCTGGTTTGAAAAAGCGAGTGCAGACGGAGATTTATTAAATAAATTAACAAGCTATATTGAGAGATTTACTAAGCATTCTTATGGTATTGTATTAGTACCAGATAATGATTGGTTAACTGTTAGACAAGAATTTGTTAATAGTCATAAGCAGGAACTATTAGCTAAAAAGAAAAAGCAAATAGCGGCTGCTGAAACTGATAATAATCAGCCAAATGAGGATAATGAAATTATTAATAAGGCAAAGGACTTATTTGGTGATACAGTTAATATTAAAGATTAA
- a CDS encoding YbaB/EbfC family nucleoid-associated protein, producing MSRRPNFGGMGGMNMQQMMKQAKKLQAQMAEEQENITAQEFTGKSADDLVVATFSGDRQLKDLKINKEAIDPDDPDMLQDLIIDAVNKGLSQIDKATQASLGKYTKGLM from the coding sequence ATGAGTAGAAGACCTAATTTTGGTGGTATGGGTGGCATGAATATGCAACAAATGATGAAGCAAGCAAAGAAGCTTCAAGCCCAAATGGCAGAAGAACAAGAAAATATTACTGCTCAAGAATTTACTGGAAAATCTGCTGATGACTTAGTGGTTGCTACTTTTAGTGGAGACCGTCAATTAAAAGATTTAAAGATTAATAAAGAAGCTATTGATCCAGATGATCCTGATATGCTTCAAGATTTAATCATTGATGCTGTAAACAAAGGACTATCTCAAATTGATAAGGCTACCCAAGCAAGTTTAGGTAAATATACGAAAGGCTTGATGTAA
- the recR gene encoding recombination mediator RecR: MQYPLPIAHLIDSYMKLPGIGEKTATRLAFYTLDMPQEDVEDFSQALEEVKENLHQCSICGNITEKDPCDICADSDRDQTTIMVVEQPKDVMAFEDMGEYNGLYHVLHGVLSPMDGVGPEEINIKSLITRLQKQDQVKEVILALNSTPEGESTAMYISKLIKPAGIKVTRLAAGLAVGSDIEYANSITLKRAVQGRTSL, translated from the coding sequence TTGCAATATCCATTACCAATTGCACATTTGATTGATTCTTATATGAAATTGCCAGGCATTGGTGAAAAAACCGCCACACGTTTAGCATTTTATACTTTAGATATGCCACAAGAAGATGTAGAGGATTTTTCTCAGGCACTTGAAGAAGTAAAAGAGAATTTACATCAATGTTCAATTTGTGGCAATATCACAGAAAAGGATCCGTGTGATATTTGTGCGGATTCTGATCGTGATCAGACTACGATTATGGTTGTAGAACAACCTAAAGATGTAATGGCTTTTGAAGATATGGGTGAATATAATGGTCTTTACCACGTTTTGCATGGAGTCTTGTCTCCAATGGATGGAGTAGGACCAGAAGAAATTAACATTAAATCGTTAATTACTCGTCTTCAAAAACAAGATCAAGTCAAAGAAGTTATTTTAGCTCTTAATTCTACTCCCGAAGGTGAATCTACAGCTATGTATATCAGCAAGTTAATTAAACCAGCTGGTATTAAAGTAACTCGTCTTGCAGCCGGACTTGCTGTCGGAAGTGACATTGAATATGCGAACTCAATTACATTGAAACGCGCTGTACAAGGAAGAACGTCTTTATAA
- a CDS encoding YaaL family protein has product MSKHNKIKEQGDQKLITLVEKLQNEIALQNGLDQNTLDMSDDNLVASKILRAKYTFLYDEARYRHTRFSGITNAITQ; this is encoded by the coding sequence ATGTCAAAACATAATAAAATTAAAGAACAAGGCGACCAAAAGTTAATTACTTTAGTTGAAAAACTGCAAAATGAAATTGCTCTCCAAAACGGGCTAGATCAAAATACATTAGATATGTCTGATGATAATTTGGTAGCAAGCAAAATTTTGCGAGCAAAATATACATTTTTGTACGATGAAGCTCGTTATCGGCATACAAGATTTAGTGGTATCACTAATGCCATAACGCAATAA
- the tmk gene encoding dTMP kinase — translation MKGYFVSFEGPDGAGKSTVLKKVLAEIEPLLKTQYLVTREPGGSKIAESIRQIILDPKNVKMDDRTEALLYAAARSQHMAEIINPALKEGKLVISDRFIDSSLAYQGVGRNLGIDEVKEINDFATGGIMPDLTIFLDVKPEIGLARIEKLRAGQEDRLEQEKLAFHKKVYAGYQEVNKRYADRIAVVDASQSLDDVVTSCVAIIKKRLPDIF, via the coding sequence ATGAAAGGTTATTTTGTTAGTTTTGAAGGTCCGGATGGAGCAGGAAAAAGTACGGTTTTAAAGAAGGTTTTAGCTGAAATTGAGCCACTTCTTAAGACACAATATCTTGTGACGCGAGAACCTGGAGGTTCAAAAATTGCTGAAAGTATTAGACAGATAATTCTTGATCCAAAAAATGTGAAAATGGATGATCGTACTGAGGCACTTTTATATGCCGCGGCAAGAAGTCAACATATGGCGGAAATCATTAACCCTGCTTTAAAAGAAGGTAAACTTGTAATTTCTGATCGTTTTATTGATAGTTCTCTTGCTTATCAAGGAGTAGGACGGAATTTAGGAATTGATGAAGTTAAGGAAATTAATGATTTCGCTACCGGCGGTATCATGCCAGATCTTACTATTTTCTTAGATGTTAAACCTGAAATTGGATTAGCTCGAATTGAAAAATTACGAGCAGGTCAGGAAGATCGTTTAGAACAAGAGAAATTAGCCTTTCATAAAAAAGTTTATGCAGGCTATCAAGAAGTAAATAAGCGCTATGCAGATAGAATTGCGGTTGTTGATGCTAGTCAAAGTCTGGATGATGTAGTAACAAGTTGTGTAGCGATTATTAAGAAAAGATTGCCAGATATTTTTTAG
- a CDS encoding cyclic-di-AMP receptor, which produces MKLVIAIVQKEDSNKLQRAFVKNNVRATKLATTGGFLSEGNTTFLIGTEDDHVEDVLNIIKGQSKAREEFAQPSMVTTGYEISQPVKITVGGATCFVVPVDEFKQF; this is translated from the coding sequence ATGAAGTTAGTTATTGCAATAGTTCAAAAAGAAGATTCGAATAAGTTGCAAAGAGCATTTGTAAAAAACAACGTGCGTGCAACTAAGTTGGCAACTACAGGTGGATTTTTAAGTGAAGGCAATACTACATTTTTAATTGGGACCGAAGATGATCATGTTGAAGATGTATTGAACATTATCAAGGGCCAATCAAAGGCACGTGAAGAATTTGCTCAACCAAGTATGGTCACTACAGGTTATGAAATTAGTCAACCTGTAAAAATCACAGTTGGGGGTGCAACTTGTTTTGTTGTACCAGTTGATGAGTTTAAACAATTCTAA